Proteins encoded within one genomic window of Vairimorpha necatrix chromosome 3, complete sequence:
- a CDS encoding small nuclear ribonuceloprotein, producing MFSLYLYNLNYKIKAKWLKYELIKLISRYVKSYKIRISRKMPGQAFVDFENKKDMKKLKNILEDLLFLNRPIKITI from the coding sequence ATGTTCTCCCTTTATCTTTATAATctcaattataaaataaaagccAAGTGGTTAAAATacgaattaataaaattaatctCAAGATATGTCAAGTCTTATAAAATACGAATAAGTAGAAAAATGCCAGGACAAGCATTTGtagattttgaaaataaaaaagacatgaaaaaattaaagaacaTTTTAGAAgatcttttatttcttaacaggccaataaaaattacaatttaa
- a CDS encoding protein ARV1 (ARV1): MKRKLLLSNVSMCINCGINLFDTKSDYECKSCHKKVDKYFEVSQTLLLIDLLLFKKPVLRHILFNKTMSLLIFLSYSSLLFILNIDFMLYFIFLIFFCKLKYSDLNKILLLSYYLFFNYLLRVWGYKGREYKLVVEFIVIVINSKGLGCINGSRVEDNILICFISRILSIYLFNIIKSSIF, from the coding sequence ATGAAGAGGAAGTTGCTTCTGTCAAATGTTTCAATGTGCATAAACTGCGgcattaatttatttgatacAAAATCAGACTATGAATGCAAATCATGTCACAAAAAAGTCGACAAATATTTCGAAGTATCTCAAACACTTCTTCTTATTGATCTTCTTCTCTTCAAGAAGCCTGTCTTAAGACACAtcttatttaataagaCTATGTCTTTGTTAATCTTCTTGTCttattcttctttattgtttattttgaatattgattttatgctgtattttatttttttaatatttttttgtaaattgaaatattcagatttaaataaaattcttcttTTGAGTTAttacttgttttttaattatttactGAGAGTCTGGGGATATAAAGGAAGAGAATATAAATTGGTAGTGGAATTTATAGTCATAGTAATAAATAGTAAAGGACTAGGGTGTATAAATGGGAGTAGAGTAGaagataatatattaatatgttttatatcAAGAATATTGtctatatatttatttaatataataaaatcctctatattttaa
- a CDS encoding Ubx domain-containing protein has protein sequence MDQQSRIRKIMSMTNCSYDQALESDKESKGNLNLAIEMAKKKSTELYVGGGSSGLAVESSKKNEIVSYKNGLLVNNKFYDYSEDDNLRLKKMLENNEFDAGVLGVHDDKAEVIFRNCENEEYQKEEEIKPRTYEDNKKHVLSFDSNLEVSCPDEIVMDENGEVKFKFLVSGRRVSVFMNEKMKISDFYEELKKYTSKNVVLTKGDRKINPTDDVNILKRNMFILKEEK, from the coding sequence ATGGATCAACAAAGTAGAATAAGAAAGATCATGTCAATGACAAATTGTTCATATGATCAGGCTCTTGAGTCTGACAAGGAATCCAAGGGAAATTTAAATCTCGCCATTGAAATGGCCAAGAAGAAATCTACAGAATTGTACGTAGGAGGAGGAAGCAGTGGCTTAGCAGTAGAATCAAGTAAGAAGAACGAGATAgtaagttataaaaatggtTTATTAGTTAATAACAAGTTTTATGATTACTCAGAAGACGACAACTTGAGActcaaaaaaatgttaGAAAATAACGAATTTGACGCCGGCGTCTTGGGAGTCCACGACGACAAGGCAGAAGTAATTTTCAGGAATTGTGAAAATGAAGAATACCAAAAAGAAGAGGAAATTAAGCCTAGGACGTACGAGGACAATAAAAAGCATGTCTTGTCTTTTGACTCTAATTTAGAGGTTTCTTGTCCTGACGAAATTGTCATGGATGAGAATGGGGAAGTtaagtttaaatttttagtaagCGGCAGACGAGTGTCTGTTTTTATgaatgaaaaaatgaagatttctgatttttatgaagaattaaagaaatacaCAAGTAAAAATGTGGTACTTACAAAAGGAGACAGAAAAATCAACCCGACAGATGATgtgaatattttaaagaggaacatgtttatattaaaagaagaaaaataa
- a CDS encoding acetly-coenzyme A synthetase (ACSA), with protein MESIDVYKKMYKKSIDDSDVFLTEQALDLLSWDIPFTKAYDKEKDLFFVDGMLNPCYNVLDRHFNKDPEKNAFICVSNEDEFSYVTYKMLMEKVLQISSFYKKIKLEKGDVVTFYGNNSLDFYACVLACGRLGLVCHFVFGGFNSHTVGERIRDTNTKLIITLDYARRGDKITKYWETVEKAIEEINYENYILIFNNEENIKKNEKIFLFSQLELSSDFIPCVSLNANDDFFIIFTSGSSGKSKGIVHSIAGFLFGTMMTIRLNFGYEGKPGEIYFSTADIGWLACFSHSIYGPLLWGGTSVVFVGMPFYPSYLRIFDIISRSKISHFYTAPTVIRMLQKFMQENNIKIKDIKEKYDLSSLKVLGSVGELLNEEPHNFLKELIGNNIPIINTYWQTETGSIMISPLPIKNSNLKGVGVPTPFVIPKIVKVDPETYEIQDCLPNEKGILLFSYKWPSLAKTLLNDHARYKSTYLEVFPGFYFTGDEAIKDEEGNYFILGRCDDVINISGHRISTLEIESVLSNCVGTCELAVVGIPDDLVGQRVRINVVLNKGILEDDVSAHIRDLLSKHFGKILRNYEIKYFKELPKTQTGKLIRRLLRNEELIKKEVSAYKIH; from the coding sequence ATGGAGAGCATTGAtgtatacaaaaaaatgtacAAGAAATCTATCGATGATTCAGATGTTTTTCTGACAGAACAAGCTCTTGATTTATTAAGTTGGGACATTCCGTTTACTAAAGCATAtgataaagaaaaagatcTTTTTTTCGTTGATGGGATGTTAAATCCTTGTTATAATGTTTTAGATAgacattttaataaagacCCAGAAAAGAATGCATTTATTTGTGTGAGTAATGAAGACGAATTTTCTTATGTCACATATAAAATGTTGATGGAAaaagttttacaaatttctagtttttataaaaagattaaattagaaaaaggAGATGTAGTGACTTTTTATGGAAATAATtctttagatttttatgCATGCGTTTTAGCATGTGGCCGATTGGGACTTGTTTGtcattttgtttttggTGGATTTAATTCTCACACTGTAGGTGAGAGAATTAGAGACACGAATACTAAATTGATTATAACTTTAGATTATGCGAGAAGAGGTGATAAAATCACGAAGTACTGGGAGACAGTAGAAAAAGCgatagaagaaattaattatgaaaattatattttaatttttaataatgaagaaaatattaagaaaaatgagaagatttttttatttagtcAGCTTGAATTGTCTTCTGATTTTATTCCTTGTGTCAGTTTAAATGCCAATGAtgacttttttataattttcacTAGTGGCTCATCGGGGAAATCCAAAGGGATTGTCCACTCCATTGCTGGGTTTCTTTTTGGTACGATGATGACCATAAGATTGAATTTTGGATATGAAGGAAAACCAGGCgagatttatttttctacaGCAGACATAGGCTGGCTTGCTTGTTTTTCTCATTCTATTTATGGTCCTTTATTATGGGGTGGTACATCTGTAGTCTTTGTCGGTATGCCTTTTTATCCTTCTTATTTAAGGATTTTTGACATAATTTCCAGGTCTAAGATCTCGCATTTTTACACTGCGCCGACTGTCATCAGAATGTTACAGAAGTTTATgcaagaaaataatataaaaatcaaagatATAAAAGAGAAATATGACTTGTCTTCCCTTAAAGTACTAGGAAGTGTAGGGGAATTACTAAATGAGGAACCACATAATTTCCTTAAGGAGTTGATAGGGAATAATATACCAATTATTAATACTTATTGGCAGACAGAGACTGGTTCAATAATGATCAGTCCTCTTCCAATAAAGAATTCTAATCTGAAAGGAGTGGGCGTGCCCACTCCTTTCGTCATTCCCAAGATAGTCAAAGTTGATCCAGAGACTTATGAAATACAAGATTGTCTACCCAATGAAAAGGGCATTTTGCTCTTTTCTTACAAGTGGCCTTCTCTGGCCAAGACTCTTCTCAATGATCACGCCCGATATAAATCCACTTATCTTGAAGTTTTCCCTGGTTTTTATTTCACAGGAGACGAGGCCATAAAAGACGAAGAAGGGAATTATTTCATCTTAGGTAGATGTGATGACGTCATAAATATAAGTGGTCACAGGATTAGTACGCTAGAGATAGAAAGTGTCTTGTCTAATTGTGTAGGTACTTGTGAATTAGCAGTGGTTGGGATTCCTGATGATTTAGTAGGTCAAAGGGTCCGGATAAATGTCGTCCTTAATAAGGGCATATTAGAAGATGACGTCAGTGCGCATATCAGAGATTTACTTAGTAAGCATTTTGGTAAGATTTTAAGGAATTATGagatcaaatattttaaagagtTGCCTAAGACTCAGACCGGTAAATTAATCAGAAGATTATTAAGGAATGAagaattgataaaaaaagaggTATCAGcatataaaattcattaa
- a CDS encoding mevalonate kinase (MVK) yields MINVATSPLKLILFGEHSVLMGGRCISLCINKYCNLYLPEDFVNLPDIKILIKDMTNSKFILSLDDNLKIESKDQKHNAMIKINCHLGCGLGSSAAISTLTSTSLYLKKFSTFLNLSLHSEKIFTQSNLIEDFFHGKSSGVDVATIKHGGMISFKEKEVEKMSTEYINNYKILIFNSKIPKDTKKIIKQVLNNKEKNYEKLKEISEEAYELLKKNFKLVDLYKLIRRAEDVLEDLGIVPEIMKKEVKKLRSLGIESKITGAGNGGHLFTVVEKNISVENWEEILIDEIGFKINSA; encoded by the coding sequence ATGATCAATGTAGCAACAAGTCCTTTAAAACTTATTCTCTTCGGTGAACATTCTGTTTTAATGGGCGGTAGATGTATTTCTCtatgtataaataaatattgtaatCTTTACTTACCAGAAGATTTTGTCAACCTAccagatataaaaattttgatcaAAGACATGACAAATTCTAAGTTTATATTGTCACTTGACGACAATTTGAAAATAGAAAGTAAAGATCAAAAACACAATGctatgataaaaataaactgtCATTTAGGTTGTGGACTGGGAAGTAGTGCAGCTATTTCTACTTTAACTTCTACATCTTTGTATCTTAAAAAGTTTTCTACCTTTTTAAACCTAAGTTTACATtctgaaaaaattttcaccCAATCAAATCTAatagaagatttttttcatgGTAAAAGTTCGGGAGTAGATGTTGCTACAATAAAACACGGCGGAATGATAtcatttaaagaaaaagaagtaGAGAAAATGTCTActgaatatattaataattataaaatattaatttttaatagtaaAATACCTAAagatactaaaaaaattattaaacaagtattaaataataaagaaaagaattatgagaaattaaaagaaatatctGAAGAAGCTTatgaattattaaaaaaaaattttaaattagtaGATTTGTATAAATTGATTAGGAGGGCAGAAGATGTGCTTGAAGATTTGGGAATTGTACCggaaattatgaaaaaagaagtaaaaaaattgagaAGCTTGGGAATTGAGTCGAAAATTACAGGAGCGGGAAATGGAGGACATTTGTTTACAGTGgtggaaaaaaatattagtgTGGAGAATTGggaagaaattttaattgatGAAATTggatttaaaataaattctgcttga
- a CDS encoding V-type proton atpase subunit A (VPH1), whose amino-acid sequence MIRSEEMEFVTLYLSKDNARKCITELGNNEITHFKDLNDNVKSDKLLYTNELKHIEKLQSRLNFLGKEVENVELSEMKNSDLDTVEESINKYYNRMVQLKNIKKDTHSNLMKLKEDLHMVEDMERFVSDVSGDSSKISFEFITGIVDRKQKFLMKKILHQAFRRNLVVKTRDSDKHKKVIFIIFTHGKEAFDKIRMIFVSLGGRILDMEKYNEPKKNLLALTSVISRIESVEDHNKEAMKNEVEKISRLYLTLKYYIEKEYKIYRTLNKFNFDEGRDCLIGEAWIRKDDCFKLQKMSESSENSDWHFVFEKNSKVDETPPSSFKLNEYTEVFQDLINVYGVPSYREINPAIFMIFLFPMLFGVMFGDVFHGLILVFMSCFMIKHKESLYKKYKSFALLIDGRYVLFLCGLSSILFGFLYSDSTSFPIDIFGGRIRNRTTVDDIYPFGLDPDWHEAKNSMEFTNSVKMKMSIIIGFLHMGLGVVLSFLNAFHFSDYVDMYCVLIPQALAYATFLGYLVFLIVFKWLYIDLSLENPSLISTLVLMYTSPFTVKNPLYPGQAYVQLCIVLTLLIALPWMFFAKPIYLFKKKLVKGDDSLDVWMNSGIHTIEFGIGLISNSSSYLRLWAVSLAHAQLTKVLVEFTIGGNNSIFLKIFLSPIFILLTFGLLIGLEGLGACLHALRLNWIEFHSKFYKGTGYKFEPLTFKQTSEE is encoded by the coding sequence atgATAAGAAGCGAAGAAATGGAATTTGtaactttatatttaagtAAAGATAATGCAAGAAAATGCATTACAGAACTTGGTAATAATGAAATAACACATTTCAAAGATTTAAATGACAATGTTAAATCAGACAAACTCCTTTATACTAATgaattaaaacatattgAGAAATTACAATCTAGACTTAATTTTCTTGGTAAAGAAGTAGAAAATGTTGAATTATCAGAAATGAAGAATAGTGATTTAGATACAGTAGAAGAAagcataaataaatattataatagaatggtacaattaaaaaatataaagaaagatACACATTCaaatttaatgaaattaaaagaagatttaCATATGGTAGAAGATATGGAAAGATTTGTTTCAGATGTTAGTGGAGATTCAAGTAAAATAAgttttgaatttattaCAGGAATTGTAGACAGAAAgcagaaatttttaatgaagAAAATTCTTCATCAAGCATTTAGAAGGAATTTAGTAGTAAAAACAAGAGACAGtgataaacataaaaaagttatttttataatttttacacaTGGGAAAGAAgcatttgataaaattagaatGATTTTCGTAAGTTTAGGAGGAAGAATTTTAGATatggaaaaatataatgaacCAAAGAAGAATTTATTAGCACTTACAAGTGTTATAAGTAGAATTGAAAGTGTAGAAGATCATAACAAAGAAGCAATGAAAAATGAAGTCGAGAAGATTTCTCGACTTTATTTGActttgaaatattatattgaaaaagaatataaaatttatagaactTTAAATAAGTTTAATTTCGATGAAGGAAGAGATTGTCTCATAGGAGAAGCTTGGATTAGAAAAGACGACtgttttaaattacaaaaaatgtCAGAATCTTCAGAAAATTCTGACTGGCATTTTGTATTTGAAAAGAATTCTAAGGTTGACGAAACACCTCCTTCGTCTTTTAAGCTTAACGAATACACTGAAGTTTTCCAAGATTTGATAAATGTGTACGGAGTCCCTTCGTACCGAGAAATTAATCCTGCGATTTTTATGATCTTCTTGTTTCCCATGTTATTTGGCGTAATGTTCGGGGATGTTTTCCATGGGTTGATTCTCGTTTTTATGTCTTGCTTCATGATCAAGCACAAGGAAAGtttatacaaaaagtaCAAGTCTTTTGCTTTATTAATTGATGGCAggtatgttttatttttatgcgGGTTAAGTTCTATCCTTTTTGGGTTTCTTTATTCTGACTCGACTTCTTTCCCTATTGATATTTTTGGAGgaagaattagaaatagGACGACTGTAGATGACATTTATCCTTTTGGCTTGGATCCCGACTGGCATGAGGCGAAAAATTCTATGGAATTTACTAATTCTGTCAAAATGAAGATGTCAATTATTATTGGCTTTTTACACATGGGCCTGGGGGTTGTTCTGTCATTTCTAAATGCTTTTCATTTCTCTGATTATGTGGACATGTATTGTGTTCTCATTCCTCAGGCACTTGCTTATGCTACTTTCTTAGGCTATTTAGTCTTccttattgtttttaagtggctttatattgatttatcTCTAGAAAATCCTTCTCTGATTTCTACTCTTGTTTTAATGTACACCAGTCCTTTCACAGTCAAGAATCCTCTTTACCCCGGCCAAGCTTATGTCCAATTATGCATTGTTCTTACTCTTCTTATCGCTTTGCCTTGGATGTTCTTCGCTAAACcaatttatctttttaaaaagaaactCGTCAAAGGAGATGATTCTTTAGACGTCTGGATGAATTCTGGAATACACACCATAGAATTCGGAATTGGTctaatttctaattcttcTTCTTATTTGAGATTGTGGGCCGTTTCTCTTGCCCATGCACAATTGACAAAAGTTTTAGTAGAATTTACTATTGGTGGAAAtaattctatatttttgaaaatatttttatctccAATTTTCATTCTTTTGACTTTTGGTCTTTTGATAGGTCTAGAAGGATTGGGCGCATGTTTGCATGCGCTTAGACTTAATTGGATAGAATTTCatagtaaattttataaaggaACTGGGTATAAATTTGAACCTCTAACATTTAAACAGACTAGCgaagaataa
- a CDS encoding undecaprenyl pyrophosphate synthetase (UPPS) produces the protein MNLSNNTKTCKLKFLKIFLIKYLESIINSKYFLPFFRFLYKCKYLTNIYPVLIQFFPILCLLIYALYKKIKLFKNLKIAFIADGNRRYLKKMNKNVEQVKKEGLKKMWEIINLCQYLELSEVGFYCFSIKNFNRSHKEIQNVLQLLTHEINPKSYKIRVIGNMELLPENISNNLKKIVEKSKNNQGIIVNLFIAYSSQDEVENGIKFKGEVDLVIRTSGEKRLSDFLILQCCRGANIFFCNFLWPEITFMHVYLILLKYKLEQVFFK, from the coding sequence ATGAATTTATCGAATAATACAAAGACTTGTAAActgaaatttctaaaaatatttcttataaaatatttagagtcgattattaattctaaatattttttaccttTCTTTAGATTTCtatataaatgtaaatatCTTACAAATATCTACCCCGTTTTAATACAATTCTTCCCAAttctttgtttattaatttacgcactttataaaaaaataaaattattcaaaaatctCAAAATTGCTTTCATCGCCGATGGAAACAGAAGATacttgaaaaaaatgaacaaAAATGTAGAAcaagtaaaaaaagaaggactaaagaaaatgtgggagataataaatttatgtcaatatttagaattatCAGAAGTGGGTTTTTATTGCTtcagtataaaaaattttaacagGAGTCATAAAGAAATACAAAATGTTTTACAACTTCTTACTCATGAAATAAACCCCaaatcttataaaatacGAGTCATAGGAAATATGGAATTATTACCTGAAAATATAAGTAATAATCTGAAAAAGATAGtagaaaaaagtaaaaataatcaaggaataattgtaaatttattcataGCGTACAGTTCACAAGACGAAGTAGAAAATGgaatcaaatttaaaggaGAAGTTGATTTAGTAATTCGTACTAGTGGAGAGAAAAGATTGTCAGATTTCTTAATCTTACAATGTTGTAGAGGagcaaatatatttttctgtaattttttatggcCCGAGATAACATTTATGcatgtttatttaatattattgaaatataaactagagcaagtattttttaaataa
- a CDS encoding U6 snRNA-associated Sm-like protein LSm2, producing the protein MLFFEYFKTKINSKISIILKNGMNIKGKLISIDPYLNLCLEEIQTSEIPILDMETCSLKGIAIRTIELEKDENLEKISEASRLSISDLQKISENI; encoded by the coding sequence ATGCtcttttttgaatatttcaAAACAAAGATAAATTCGAAAATCTCAATTATACTGAAAAATGGTATGAATATAAAGGGGAAATTGATCAGTATTGATccatatttaaatttgtgCTTAGAAGAAATTCAGACTAGTGAAATTCCAATTTTAGACATGGAAACTTGTTCTCTTAAAGGAATAGCCATAAGAACAATagaattagaaaaagaCGAAAATTTAGAGAAAATTAGTGAAGCATCAAGATTGAGCATTTcagatttacaaaaaattagtgagaatatataa
- a CDS encoding protein DOA1: MLELKNIINCSTKDIKDAVITDKYIITVGREELVIIYDKNDNPVGKIKSDSGNVNSVVFDGKKIIIGCQNGTICIFNIDGSERTPLYGHSGNVCNLKLRKNILLSGSWDHTLKAWDMKTLKMLYSVDHPGTVWCSDFIDDSRYVTACADKMLRIYRNNKLENTMSLHNFCVRSVIVKDNLIYSVDNEGTILKTNLNMDLLSHNSFKDFMYCIVQFKNHFICAGENGKIVILNDNLHILEEYNAPCTSCWKVFVYEDIVYVCGSDGILYIYKANDKKQEDQISNNEYYRDEFQNTNNDHEFMSDGEKYKVINNLVYKWTQNKWVLVGNQEKTYDYNLNVDLDGTIYTISLNKKDNIYEVADYFIRSNNLNPDIKNDVINLIRENVKDDKFKTYESINAEGVRRMLYNFTNIKYIYKNIENINKEDEDLIAREILWLLQNNMRFVALDLYRFFTVHGLRFDMTFLMRFSAKDKKEALAFTRLVTVLYCDPPFNLEGLFPVIQKLRDIGYLEDKDLDDYYNNRQVRKQLYSKTY, translated from the coding sequence atgttagaattaaagaatatCATAAACTGCAGTACAAAAGACATAAAGGACGCCGTAATAACAGACAAGTACATTATCACTGTAGGCAGAGAAGAATTAGTAATAATCTATGACAAGAATGACAACCCTGTagggaaaataaaatcagaTTCAGGAAATGTAAACTCTGTAGTTTTTGATGGTAAGAAAATCATCATAGGTTGTCAAAATGGCACTATCTGCATTTTCAATATTGACGGATCTGAAAGGACCCCCCTTTACGGACACAGTGGAAATGTCTGTAacttaaaattaagaaagaacattttattatcaGGCTCATGGGACCACACTCTCAAAGCATGGGATATGAagacattaaaaatgttgTACAGTGTTGACCACCCTGGGACAGTCTGGTGTTCCGATTTTATAGACGATTCTCGGTATGTCACAGCATGCGCAGACAAAATGTTAAGgatttatagaaataataaattagaaaatacGATGTCTTTACACAATTTCTGTGTTAGATCTGTCATAGTAAAAGATAATTTGATATATTCTGTTGATAATGAAGGGACTATTTTAAAGactaatttaaatatggACTTATTATCTCATAACTCGTTTAAGGATTTTATGTATTGTATTGTccaatttaaaaatcattttatttgtgCCGGGGAAAATGGGAAGATTGTCATTTTAAATGACAATCTTCATATTTTAGAAGAATATAATGCGCCTTGTACTTCGTGTTGGAAAGTATTTGTTTATGAAGATATTGTCTATGTTTGTGGATCTGATGggattttatatatttataaagctaatgataaaaaacaagaagaTCAAATTAGTAATAATGAATATTATAGAGACGAATTTCAGAATACAAATAATGATCATGAATTCATGTCTGATggtgaaaaatataaagtgaTTAATAATTTGGTCTACAAATGGACACAAAATAAATGGGTCTTAGTAGGAAATCAAGAGAAAACTTATGATTACAATCTCAATGTAGATTTAGATGGGACTATTTACACGATTTcacttaataaaaaagataatatcTACGAAGTAGCAGATTATTTCATTAGATCCAACAATCTAAATCctgatattaaaaatgacgTCATCAATTTAATAAGAGAAAATGTCAAAGATGACAAGTTTAAAACATACGAATCTATAAATGCCGAAGGAGTACGACGAATGCtctataattttacaaatataaaatatatttacaagaatattgagaatataaataaagaagatgaAGATTTAATAGCTCGTGAAATATTATGgcttttacaaaataacaTGAGGTTTGTTGCCTTAGATTTGTACAGGTTTTTCACAGTTCATGGTTTGAGATTTGACATGACTTTTTTGATGAGATTTAGTgctaaagataaaaaagaggCTCTTGCTTTTACAAGACTTGTTACTGTTTTGTATTGTGACCCTCCTTTTAATTTAGAAGGGCTTTTTCCTGTGATACAGAAGTTAAGGGATATTGGGTATTTAGAAGATAAAGATTTAgatgattattataataatagaCAAGTAAGGAAACAACTTTATTCCAAGACTTATTAA
- a CDS encoding tRNA-dihydrouridine synthase: protein MNFLENFVKPYKILAPMVGNSELSWRKLSRRYGADFCFTEMINCDTFLRSNQNPLSNKFYTTNQEDRPLIIQICGNDISKMLKVSLLVQDFCDAIDINLGCPQEIARRGHYGSFLQDDWELVEKIIKELSTHLKVPVTCKIRIFESIEKSVEYAKMIEKAGCKMLTVHGRQRHQRGVNTGLASWAHIKAIKEALNIPVISNGNIIYNSDIQRCVEYTKCDGVMVAETHLYNPLIFTNIKDKTSVEIYREYLEIYREEYNEYDLGNIKSHTYKILQVFLKEYKEFREEINLCKKLEDYEKISEKIEKFIKEKQVDEKYLRMEPNIRQK from the coding sequence atgaattttcttgaaaattttgtaaagcCATACAAAATCCTCGCTCCCATGGTAGGCAACTCAGAACTGAGTTGGAGAAAACTTTCTAGAAGATACGGTGCAGATTTCTGTTTCACTGAGATGATAAATTGTGACACATTTCTAAGATCTAATCAAAATCCACTAAGTAACAAATTCTACACTACAAATCAAGAAGACAGGCCTCTTATAATTCAAATATGTGGTAATGACATTTCTAAAATGTTAAAAGTCTCTCTTTTAGTCCAAGATTTTTGTGACGCCATAGACATAAATCTGGGCTGTCCTCAAGAAATAGCAAGAAGAGGACATTATGGCTCATTTCTACAAGACGACTGGGAATTAGTAGAGAAGATTATTAAAGAACTTTCTACTCATTTGAAAGTACCAGTGACTTGTAAAATCAGAATATTTGAGTCAATAGAAAAAAGCGTAGAATACGCCAAAATGATAGAAAAAGCAGGCTGTAAAATGCTGACAGTCCACGGGAGACAAAGGCACCAAAGAGGAGTAAACACAGGCCTGGCCAGTTGGGCGCATATAAAAGCCATAAAAGAGGCACTAAATATACCAGTAATTTCTAATGggaatattatttataattctgATATACAAAGATGTGTAGAATATACCAAATGTGACGGAGTGATGGTAGCAGAGACACATTTGTATAACCCGcttatatttacaaatataaaagataaaacaagtgtagaaatttatagagaATATTTGGAGATTTATAGAGAAGAATATAATGAATATGATCTGGGGAATATAAAGTCACatacttataaaatattacaagtatttttgaaggaatataaagaatttagagaagaaataaacttGTGTAAGAAACTTGAAGATTATGAAAAGATAAGTGAGAAGATagagaaatttataaaagaaaaacaagTAGACgagaaatatttaagaatgGAGCCAAATATAAggcaaaaataa